The Tenebrio molitor chromosome 3, icTenMoli1.1, whole genome shotgun sequence genome contains a region encoding:
- the Mitofilin gene encoding MICOS complex subunit Mic60 isoform X1, which produces MLRIVGRLPSKNLQAKSRRVLEFKLYKSVRCYAKDICPPPAPKKKHRGSGAIYTLGALALVGGATIGYAKYDPEFRKTLVEYVPYTDNVIRFVFQEDQSLLDSLSNVYEDVKKSLSGLVGQVGQEAKKKKDAIIKEQKQYKAPPPVTPALEDTKIPQEGYTEIRIEQKDKEKDECEVKIGGEAKVPPSEVSVPETHPRNLAELEEKICEAATEAVNAYNKAIYDLRVYNQEVNSIIDQAIEKVPPPQWETLKAKTKEKNESIKLAEKKAGEAAQNVTKLKALLSKPNFEASAATKEMVNINVEKVQEDIEAARSQYEVEKRMGNVTDKYWEKVQKARQHFCEELESLFPAIDIYNKKMEVNETDLDLFILHAYSLVLYYQKELAKAETVAHEKLQVALETARKSGSGEPLNLAQICEALEEERRKLTLCFQKQCLKLRKEAEHELRDQMKRQSQVFADHLDDAVTTRALEIERTLSRKFDEELEKERVKQKMQLAAMVGRMRGLDQSLKVEEIDEARDAADKAAKQSQVLWAACQALLRAIKTGCPGIPWKDQLRPLSPEITLVRKAAAKGDELVEAVINGIPQEAKDRGVFPEDALRERFLKVEDVARKVALVPEEGGALPLHILSYIQSFFLIKNPSPIPQAELNDEEVDFSRLTTNEILQRARYWLDRGDFAQTLKYMNLLRGAPRSIARQWMNETRILLETQQAANTLMAHAASSGLLHL; this is translated from the exons ATGTTAAGAATTGTAGGCAGGTTACCCTCGAAAAATTTACAAGCG AAATCCCGACGAGTGTTAGAGTTCAAATTGTACAAAAGTGTGAGATGTTATGCTAAAGATATCTGTCCCCCTCCCGCACCCAAAAAGAAACATAGGGGCTCGGGCGCTATCTACACCTTGGGGGCACTCGCTTTGGTCGGTGGTGCGACGATCGGATACGCCAAATACGATCCCGAGTTCAGGAAGACCCTAGTCGAGTATGTCCCCTACACGGATAACGTCATCAGGTTCGTGTTCCAAGAAGATCAGAGTCTGCTCGACTCACTCTCCAATGTCTATGAAGATGTGAAGAAGTCCCTGTCTGGTTTAGTCGGTCAAGTGGGCCAAGAGgcgaagaagaagaaagatGCCATCATTAAGGAACAAAAGCAGTACAAAG CGCCCCCTCCCGTAACGCCGGCCCTCGAAGACACCAAAATACCCCAGGAAGGCTACACCGAGATCAGGATCGAGCAAAAGGACAAAGAAAAAGACGAATGCGAAGTCAAAATTG GTGGGGAGGCAAAGGTGCCGCCCAGTGAGGTGTCGGTCCCCGAGACCCACCCTCGGAACTTGGCCGAACTGGAGGAAAAAATTTGCGAGGCCGCGACCGAAGCCGTCAACGCTTACAACAAGGCCATTTACGATTTGAGAGTGTACAACCAGGAGGTGAACTCGATAATCGACCAGGCCATAGAGAAGGTGCCGCCCCCGCAGTGGGAGACCCTCAAAGCGAAGACAAAAGAGAAAAACGAGTCGATAAAGCTGGCGGAAAAGAAAGCCGGCGAAGCGGCACAGAACGTAACGAAACTAAAAGCGTTACTATCGAAACCTAATTTTGAGGCGTCCGCAGCCACCAAAGAGATGGTCAATATTAACGTAGAGAAGGTCCAGGAGGACATTGAGGCCGCGAGGTCGCAATACGAAGTCGAAAAGAGGATGGGCAACGTCACCGACAAGTACTGGGAGAAGGTGCAGAAGGCGAGGCAGCACTTCTGCGAAGAGTTGGAGTCGCTGTTTCCGGCGATCGACATTTATAACAAGAAGATGGAAGTTAACGAAACCGATCTGGATTTGTTTATCTTGCACGCGTATTCTCTCGTTTTGTACTATCAGAAGGAGCTGGCCAAAGCTGAGACGGTGGCGCACGAGAAGCTGCAAGTCGCGCTGGAGACGGCGCGGAAGAGTGGCTCCGGGGAACCGTTGAATTTGGCCCAGATATGCGAAGCCCTAGAAGAGGAGAGACGCAAGTTGACGCTATGTTTCCAAAAACAG tgcTTAAAATTAAGGAAAGAAGCGGAACACGAGTTGAGGGACCAGATGAAGCGCCAGTCGCAGGTCTTCGCCGATCATCTAGACGACGCTGTGACGACTCGTGCCTTGGAAATCGAGCGCACCCTGTCGAGAAAATTCGACGAGGAATTGGAAAAAGAGAGGGTCAAGCAGAAAATGCAACTGGCGGCGATGGTGGGACGGATGCGGGGTCTAGATCAGTCGCTTAAAG TCGAGGAAATAGACGAAG CTAGGGACGCGGCCGACAAGGCGGCAAAACAGTCGCAGGTCTTGTGGGCGGCGTGCCAGGCCCTGCTCCGCGCGATCAAGACCGGCTGTCCAGGAATACCGTGGAAGGACCAGTTGAGGCCCCTCAGCCCCGAAATCACGCTGGTGAGGAAAGCTGCAG CCAAGGGCGACGAGCTCGTCGAAGCGGTGATCAACGGCATTCCACAGGAGGCAAAGGATCGGGGCGTCTTCCCCGAGGACGCCCTCCGGGAGCGCTTCCTCAAGGTGGAAGACGTGGCCAGGAAGGTGGCGCTGGTCCCAGAGGAGGGCGGCGCCCTTCCCCTCCACATCCTCTCCTACATACAGTCGTTTTTCCTCATCAAAAACCCCAGTCCCATACCGCAGGCGGAGCTGAACGACGAAGAGGTCGACTTCAGCAGGCTGACCACCAACGAGATCCTCCAGAGGGCCAG ATACTGGCTGGACCGCGGCGATTTCGCCCAAACTCTTAAGTATATGAACCTGTTGCGAGGCGCCCCCAGGTCTATAGCCAGACAGTGGATGAACGAAACGAGAATCCTTTTAGAGACACAACAGGCTGCGAACACTTTGATGGCGCACGCCGCATCTAGCGGTCTTTTGCATCTCTAA
- the Mitofilin gene encoding MICOS complex subunit Mic60 isoform X2 has product MLRIVGRLPSKNLQAKSRRVLEFKLYKSVRCYAKDICPPPAPKKKHRGSGAIYTLGALALVGGATIGYAKYDPEFRKTLVEYVPYTDNVIRFVFQEDQSLLDSLSNVYEDVKKSLSGLVGQVGQEAKKKKDAIIKEQKQYKAPPPVTPALEDTKIPQEGYTEIRIEQKDKEKDECEVKIGGEAKVPPSEVSVPETHPRNLAELEEKICEAATEAVNAYNKAIYDLRVYNQEVNSIIDQAIEKVPPPQWETLKAKTKEKNESIKLAEKKAGEAAQNVTKLKALLSKPNFEASAATKEMVNINVEKVQEDIEAARSQYEVEKRMGNVTDKYWEKVQKARQHFCEELESLFPAIDIYNKKMEVNETDLDLFILHAYSLVLYYQKELAKAETVAHEKLQVALETARKSGSGEPLNLAQICEALEEERRKLTLCFQKQCLKLRKEAEHELRDQMKRQSQVFADHLDDAVTTRALEIERTLSRKFDEELEKERVKQKMQLAAMVGRMRGLDQSLKARDAADKAAKQSQVLWAACQALLRAIKTGCPGIPWKDQLRPLSPEITLVRKAAAKGDELVEAVINGIPQEAKDRGVFPEDALRERFLKVEDVARKVALVPEEGGALPLHILSYIQSFFLIKNPSPIPQAELNDEEVDFSRLTTNEILQRARYWLDRGDFAQTLKYMNLLRGAPRSIARQWMNETRILLETQQAANTLMAHAASSGLLHL; this is encoded by the exons ATGTTAAGAATTGTAGGCAGGTTACCCTCGAAAAATTTACAAGCG AAATCCCGACGAGTGTTAGAGTTCAAATTGTACAAAAGTGTGAGATGTTATGCTAAAGATATCTGTCCCCCTCCCGCACCCAAAAAGAAACATAGGGGCTCGGGCGCTATCTACACCTTGGGGGCACTCGCTTTGGTCGGTGGTGCGACGATCGGATACGCCAAATACGATCCCGAGTTCAGGAAGACCCTAGTCGAGTATGTCCCCTACACGGATAACGTCATCAGGTTCGTGTTCCAAGAAGATCAGAGTCTGCTCGACTCACTCTCCAATGTCTATGAAGATGTGAAGAAGTCCCTGTCTGGTTTAGTCGGTCAAGTGGGCCAAGAGgcgaagaagaagaaagatGCCATCATTAAGGAACAAAAGCAGTACAAAG CGCCCCCTCCCGTAACGCCGGCCCTCGAAGACACCAAAATACCCCAGGAAGGCTACACCGAGATCAGGATCGAGCAAAAGGACAAAGAAAAAGACGAATGCGAAGTCAAAATTG GTGGGGAGGCAAAGGTGCCGCCCAGTGAGGTGTCGGTCCCCGAGACCCACCCTCGGAACTTGGCCGAACTGGAGGAAAAAATTTGCGAGGCCGCGACCGAAGCCGTCAACGCTTACAACAAGGCCATTTACGATTTGAGAGTGTACAACCAGGAGGTGAACTCGATAATCGACCAGGCCATAGAGAAGGTGCCGCCCCCGCAGTGGGAGACCCTCAAAGCGAAGACAAAAGAGAAAAACGAGTCGATAAAGCTGGCGGAAAAGAAAGCCGGCGAAGCGGCACAGAACGTAACGAAACTAAAAGCGTTACTATCGAAACCTAATTTTGAGGCGTCCGCAGCCACCAAAGAGATGGTCAATATTAACGTAGAGAAGGTCCAGGAGGACATTGAGGCCGCGAGGTCGCAATACGAAGTCGAAAAGAGGATGGGCAACGTCACCGACAAGTACTGGGAGAAGGTGCAGAAGGCGAGGCAGCACTTCTGCGAAGAGTTGGAGTCGCTGTTTCCGGCGATCGACATTTATAACAAGAAGATGGAAGTTAACGAAACCGATCTGGATTTGTTTATCTTGCACGCGTATTCTCTCGTTTTGTACTATCAGAAGGAGCTGGCCAAAGCTGAGACGGTGGCGCACGAGAAGCTGCAAGTCGCGCTGGAGACGGCGCGGAAGAGTGGCTCCGGGGAACCGTTGAATTTGGCCCAGATATGCGAAGCCCTAGAAGAGGAGAGACGCAAGTTGACGCTATGTTTCCAAAAACAG tgcTTAAAATTAAGGAAAGAAGCGGAACACGAGTTGAGGGACCAGATGAAGCGCCAGTCGCAGGTCTTCGCCGATCATCTAGACGACGCTGTGACGACTCGTGCCTTGGAAATCGAGCGCACCCTGTCGAGAAAATTCGACGAGGAATTGGAAAAAGAGAGGGTCAAGCAGAAAATGCAACTGGCGGCGATGGTGGGACGGATGCGGGGTCTAGATCAGTCGCTTAAAG CTAGGGACGCGGCCGACAAGGCGGCAAAACAGTCGCAGGTCTTGTGGGCGGCGTGCCAGGCCCTGCTCCGCGCGATCAAGACCGGCTGTCCAGGAATACCGTGGAAGGACCAGTTGAGGCCCCTCAGCCCCGAAATCACGCTGGTGAGGAAAGCTGCAG CCAAGGGCGACGAGCTCGTCGAAGCGGTGATCAACGGCATTCCACAGGAGGCAAAGGATCGGGGCGTCTTCCCCGAGGACGCCCTCCGGGAGCGCTTCCTCAAGGTGGAAGACGTGGCCAGGAAGGTGGCGCTGGTCCCAGAGGAGGGCGGCGCCCTTCCCCTCCACATCCTCTCCTACATACAGTCGTTTTTCCTCATCAAAAACCCCAGTCCCATACCGCAGGCGGAGCTGAACGACGAAGAGGTCGACTTCAGCAGGCTGACCACCAACGAGATCCTCCAGAGGGCCAG ATACTGGCTGGACCGCGGCGATTTCGCCCAAACTCTTAAGTATATGAACCTGTTGCGAGGCGCCCCCAGGTCTATAGCCAGACAGTGGATGAACGAAACGAGAATCCTTTTAGAGACACAACAGGCTGCGAACACTTTGATGGCGCACGCCGCATCTAGCGGTCTTTTGCATCTCTAA
- the Mitofilin gene encoding MICOS complex subunit Mic60 isoform X3 — translation MLRIVGRLPSKNLQAKSRRVLEFKLYKSVRCYAKDICPPPAPKKKHRGSGAIYTLGALALVGGATIGYAKYDPEFRKTLVEYVPYTDNVIRFVFQEDQSLLDSLSNVYEDVKKSLSGLVGQVGQEAKKKKDAIIKEQKQYKGGEAKVPPSEVSVPETHPRNLAELEEKICEAATEAVNAYNKAIYDLRVYNQEVNSIIDQAIEKVPPPQWETLKAKTKEKNESIKLAEKKAGEAAQNVTKLKALLSKPNFEASAATKEMVNINVEKVQEDIEAARSQYEVEKRMGNVTDKYWEKVQKARQHFCEELESLFPAIDIYNKKMEVNETDLDLFILHAYSLVLYYQKELAKAETVAHEKLQVALETARKSGSGEPLNLAQICEALEEERRKLTLCFQKQCLKLRKEAEHELRDQMKRQSQVFADHLDDAVTTRALEIERTLSRKFDEELEKERVKQKMQLAAMVGRMRGLDQSLKVEEIDEARDAADKAAKQSQVLWAACQALLRAIKTGCPGIPWKDQLRPLSPEITLVRKAAAKGDELVEAVINGIPQEAKDRGVFPEDALRERFLKVEDVARKVALVPEEGGALPLHILSYIQSFFLIKNPSPIPQAELNDEEVDFSRLTTNEILQRARYWLDRGDFAQTLKYMNLLRGAPRSIARQWMNETRILLETQQAANTLMAHAASSGLLHL, via the exons ATGTTAAGAATTGTAGGCAGGTTACCCTCGAAAAATTTACAAGCG AAATCCCGACGAGTGTTAGAGTTCAAATTGTACAAAAGTGTGAGATGTTATGCTAAAGATATCTGTCCCCCTCCCGCACCCAAAAAGAAACATAGGGGCTCGGGCGCTATCTACACCTTGGGGGCACTCGCTTTGGTCGGTGGTGCGACGATCGGATACGCCAAATACGATCCCGAGTTCAGGAAGACCCTAGTCGAGTATGTCCCCTACACGGATAACGTCATCAGGTTCGTGTTCCAAGAAGATCAGAGTCTGCTCGACTCACTCTCCAATGTCTATGAAGATGTGAAGAAGTCCCTGTCTGGTTTAGTCGGTCAAGTGGGCCAAGAGgcgaagaagaagaaagatGCCATCATTAAGGAACAAAAGCAGTACAAAG GTGGGGAGGCAAAGGTGCCGCCCAGTGAGGTGTCGGTCCCCGAGACCCACCCTCGGAACTTGGCCGAACTGGAGGAAAAAATTTGCGAGGCCGCGACCGAAGCCGTCAACGCTTACAACAAGGCCATTTACGATTTGAGAGTGTACAACCAGGAGGTGAACTCGATAATCGACCAGGCCATAGAGAAGGTGCCGCCCCCGCAGTGGGAGACCCTCAAAGCGAAGACAAAAGAGAAAAACGAGTCGATAAAGCTGGCGGAAAAGAAAGCCGGCGAAGCGGCACAGAACGTAACGAAACTAAAAGCGTTACTATCGAAACCTAATTTTGAGGCGTCCGCAGCCACCAAAGAGATGGTCAATATTAACGTAGAGAAGGTCCAGGAGGACATTGAGGCCGCGAGGTCGCAATACGAAGTCGAAAAGAGGATGGGCAACGTCACCGACAAGTACTGGGAGAAGGTGCAGAAGGCGAGGCAGCACTTCTGCGAAGAGTTGGAGTCGCTGTTTCCGGCGATCGACATTTATAACAAGAAGATGGAAGTTAACGAAACCGATCTGGATTTGTTTATCTTGCACGCGTATTCTCTCGTTTTGTACTATCAGAAGGAGCTGGCCAAAGCTGAGACGGTGGCGCACGAGAAGCTGCAAGTCGCGCTGGAGACGGCGCGGAAGAGTGGCTCCGGGGAACCGTTGAATTTGGCCCAGATATGCGAAGCCCTAGAAGAGGAGAGACGCAAGTTGACGCTATGTTTCCAAAAACAG tgcTTAAAATTAAGGAAAGAAGCGGAACACGAGTTGAGGGACCAGATGAAGCGCCAGTCGCAGGTCTTCGCCGATCATCTAGACGACGCTGTGACGACTCGTGCCTTGGAAATCGAGCGCACCCTGTCGAGAAAATTCGACGAGGAATTGGAAAAAGAGAGGGTCAAGCAGAAAATGCAACTGGCGGCGATGGTGGGACGGATGCGGGGTCTAGATCAGTCGCTTAAAG TCGAGGAAATAGACGAAG CTAGGGACGCGGCCGACAAGGCGGCAAAACAGTCGCAGGTCTTGTGGGCGGCGTGCCAGGCCCTGCTCCGCGCGATCAAGACCGGCTGTCCAGGAATACCGTGGAAGGACCAGTTGAGGCCCCTCAGCCCCGAAATCACGCTGGTGAGGAAAGCTGCAG CCAAGGGCGACGAGCTCGTCGAAGCGGTGATCAACGGCATTCCACAGGAGGCAAAGGATCGGGGCGTCTTCCCCGAGGACGCCCTCCGGGAGCGCTTCCTCAAGGTGGAAGACGTGGCCAGGAAGGTGGCGCTGGTCCCAGAGGAGGGCGGCGCCCTTCCCCTCCACATCCTCTCCTACATACAGTCGTTTTTCCTCATCAAAAACCCCAGTCCCATACCGCAGGCGGAGCTGAACGACGAAGAGGTCGACTTCAGCAGGCTGACCACCAACGAGATCCTCCAGAGGGCCAG ATACTGGCTGGACCGCGGCGATTTCGCCCAAACTCTTAAGTATATGAACCTGTTGCGAGGCGCCCCCAGGTCTATAGCCAGACAGTGGATGAACGAAACGAGAATCCTTTTAGAGACACAACAGGCTGCGAACACTTTGATGGCGCACGCCGCATCTAGCGGTCTTTTGCATCTCTAA
- the LOC138125461 gene encoding uncharacterized protein, whose protein sequence is MRANISLIGVLLVALLFNACSAFPSRPDDRALAYNEKYQLLKEILPALREIAEERFVEDKRNQEVMTAFNKVKEIKDMLRSG, encoded by the exons ATGCGCGCCAACATCTCCCTGATCGGCGTCCTCCTCGTCGCTCTACTTTTCAACGCCTGTTCCGCCTTCCCGTCGAGACCAGATGACCGCGCTCTTGCATACAACGAG AAGTACCAGCTCCTCAAGGAGATCCTGCCCGCGCTGAGGGAGATCGCCGAGGAGAGGTTCGTCGAGGACAAGCGCAACCAGGAGGTGATGACCGCCTTCAACAAGGTGAAGGAGATCAAAGACATGCTGCGCTCGGGATAA
- the LOC138126569 gene encoding uncharacterized protein, with translation MRCIVVVALLALGVAVAPSQGYPSPGDDYRYLDRDYASPGAHQLASWIASQLRPKEYAPAPEVPILPYRLPLQGKRNSEVSNAIMGSEETQKMYRDGKK, from the exons ATGAGATGCATCGTGGTAGTGGCCCTGCTCGCCCTGGGGGTGGCAGTGGCCCCCTCGCAGGGCTATCCCTCCCCAGGGGACGACTACAGATACCTCGATAGAGAC TACGCCAGTCCAGGGGCGCACCAGCTGGCCAGCTGGATCGCGTCGCAGTTGCGCCCCAAGGAGTACGCGCCCGCCCCTGAGGTGCCGATCCTCCCCTACCGGCTGCCCTTGCAAGGTAAAAGAAACTCGGAGGTGAGCAACGCCATCATGGGCTCCGAAGAGACGCAGAAGATGTACCGCGACGGCAAGAAGTAG
- the LOC138126561 gene encoding SID1 transmembrane family member 1-like, with translation MAAFSLRCVIVALFLVQCYGDGDRNGNFSEVMQFVVNSSSNIRIHFHPGHVKNLFKIIAWSTDATSKDPVHLVAEQQRNILSWTVPLILANSFKNTDTVYANTSRIFCDNEVDHLGWGKNFTVTLSTASPTNVTLYLLVKKDGNFNITSGNQYSLSVSPSQTDYFFYRFSHNFTLTTVIEINSTSDACLSASIQNNQCPVFDLGVARSVHQTITNKGGMRILRSNYGEGFSLVLSAKINDSDCIKKYNPFDKRVFGEDNRTFHVTFVVTEIADNRTSATFFVLGMVVLACLVAVFIVFVFHLCGQAAERSRSDDNESLIPREQESVPEEQSIEDSPGLLSQHQQSTSGGQPEVQEESASHQSATEEGQPEESASQQSANEDSVGANEWTLPDELMVSDLAQNLQDSREKSFGFVWNLLLVVIFYGIPVTQLVWTYQKIADKTGDEDMCYYNYLCANPFWIFGDFNHIFSNVGYVLMGALFLCMVAHWKSKYQALPTGVPRHYGVFNAMGLALIGEGVLSACYHVCPSQFSFQFDVTFMYVMVVLCMVQLYKNRHSDVSLSHNLAFILLGLYILLATVGLLTEEVAVVAVFMTINTLVCIFLSLKAYFLGPVWDNLGNLTSQLRNRQHPVSHLLKPRRKARFICVGTAIAINIILSACGCHFFIEGAIDFGTFILIQLMGNAFLQTLIYFIFKTCIYCEGVSLQNVFYLLLSIILWISGAYVYFHPRAQWKESPAISRERNQQCLQFLNFYDVHDLWHLLSAGALYSTFMFLLTFDDNVAYKERTKIFVF, from the exons atggcAGCCTTCAGTTTACGTTGTGTCATAGTAGCTCTTTTTCTGGTGCAGTGTTATGGTGATGGCGACCGAAATGGAAACTTCTCGGAGGTGATGCAATTTGTGGTTAACTCGTCCAGTAATATTCGCATTCATTTTCATCCGGgccatgtcaaaaatttgttcaaaataATCGCCTGGAGTACCGACGCCACTTCAAAGGACCCAGTGCACCTGGTGGCGGAGCAACAACGGAACATACTCTCTTGGACAGTTCCTCTTATCCTCGCCAACAGCTTTAAGAACACCGACACCGTCTACGCCAACACATCGCGCATTTTTTGCGACAACGAAGTAGATCACTTAGGGTGGGGCAAGAATTTTACTGTCACTCTATCTACTGCCTCTCCGACCAATGTGACCTTGTACCTTCTGGTTAAAAAAGACGGTAACTTCAACATCACCAGCGGAAACCAGTACTCCCTCTCGGTGTCGCCGAGCCAAACCGACTACTTCTTCTACAGATTCAGCCACAACTTTACTCTGACCACAGTGATCGAGATCAACTCCACTTCTGACGCTTGTCTCTCGGCTTCCATCCAAAACAACCAA TGCCCAGTTTTCGACCTGGGAGTGGCGCGAAGTGTCCACCAAACGATCACGAACAAAGGAGGAATGAGAATCCTG AGAAGCAACTACGGTGAAGGCTTCAGCCTGGTTTTATCGGCGAAAATCAACGACTCTGATTGCATCAAAAAGTACAACCCCTTTGACAAAAGAGTGTTCGGAGAAGACAATCGTACCTTTCACGTTACTTTCGTCGTAACTGAAATCGCAGACAACCGCACTTCCGCCACTTTCTTTGTGCTCGGAATGGTTGTGCTTGCCTGTTTGGTCGCTGTGTTTATAGTATTCGTTTTTCATCTGTGTGGCCAAGCAGCAGAGCGCAGTAGATCCGACGACAACGAGTCGTTGATACCTCGAGAACAAGAGAGCGTACCGGAGGAGCAATCGATTGAAGACAGTCCAGGTTTGTTATCTCAACACCAGCAAAGCACAAGTGGAGGTCAACCAGAAGTCCAAGAAGAATCGGCTTCGCACCAAAGCGCGACCGAAGAAGGTCAACCAGAAGAGTCGGCTTCGCAACAGAGCGCGAATGAAGATTCTGTTGGTGCAAACGAGTGGACTTTGCCGGACGAACTAATGGTTTCTGATTTAGCACAGAACCTGCAAGACAGTCGCGAGAAATCGTTTGGCTTCGTGTGGAACCTCCTGCTCGTTGTAATTTTCTACGGGATTCCGGTGACGCAACTCGTCTGGACCTACCAGAAAATCGCCGACAAGACAGGAGACGAAGACATGTGCTACTACAACTATCTTTGTGCAAACCCCTTCTGGATCTTCGGGGATTTCAACcacattttttccaacgtgGGGTACGTTCTGATGGGAGCGTTGTTTCTGTGCATGGTGGCCCACTGGAAGAGCAAGTACCAAGCGCTGCCCACCGGCGTTCCGCGCCACTACGGAGTCTTCAACGCGATGGGTCTTGCCTTGATCGGCGAAGGCGTCCTTTCTGCTTGCTACCACGTCTGCCCGAGCCAGTTCAGCTTCCAGTTTG ATGTCACCTTCATGTACGTGATGGTGGTTCTTTGCATGGTCCAACTCTACAAGAATCGACACTCTGACGTCTCTCTCTCCCACAATCTCGCTTTCATCCTTCTGGGACTCTATATCTTACTAG CTACGGTGGGACTTCTCACCGAGGAGGTTGCCGTGGTAGCAGTATTCATGACGATAAACACCCTTGTGTGCATCTTTTTGTCCCTGAAGGCCTACTTTCTTGGACCTGTCTGGGACAATCTAGGAAATCTCACATCACAACTGCGAAATCGCCAACACCCTGTCTCCCATCTACTAAAACCACGACGAAAAG CGCGTTTCATTTGCGTTGGAACGGCGATCGCCATCAACATTATCCTGTCAGCTTGCGgatgtcatttttttattgagggAGCCATAGACTTTGGAACTTTCATTCTGATTCAGCTAATGGGCAACGCATTTCTGCAGACGCtcatttacttcattttcaaaacatgtatTTATTGCGAAGGAGTCAGCCTACAGAATGTCTTTTATCTCTTGTTGTCTATAATTTTATGGATTTCTGGAGCTTATGTCTACTTCCATCCACGCGCCCAATGGAAG gaGAGTCCCGCCATATCGCGCGAACGAAACCAGCAATGTCTTCAATTCTTGAATTTCTACGACGTCCACGACCTGTGGCATCTCTTGAGTGCTGGCGCCCTCTACAGCACCTTCATGTTCCTCTTAACCTTCGACGACAACGTAGCTTACAAAGAGCGCaccaaaatatttgtattttga